The following are encoded together in the Jaculus jaculus isolate mJacJac1 chromosome 3, mJacJac1.mat.Y.cur, whole genome shotgun sequence genome:
- the LOC101612708 gene encoding coiled-coil domain-containing protein 70-like: MDDVSKSKWLKKGKLLRWFSFFSCTQDQSKLKQDSRSEVGNNLSGENKVSRDENKDLRKENKFLWQENQALRRENKAFRMDNQLIRERNQLLRQQNQLLWKVQRLVVANQKLSGEQLSALDTERMSYWQQNRALEAQISALRLQERAFQNEARALEEEIWSLHEEIAALQHQERTLRMEEQALRTEGLALGLEEQALWKEEQALWKEEQALWKEEQALREENKALREERNALQEEEAALLEEAKVLEEWNSVLQGNPSSLAGYVYHGDLQPQELEMQ; this comes from the coding sequence ATGGATGATGTTTCTAAATCAAAATGGTTAAAGAAAGGAAAGCTACTgcgctggttttcttttttctcctgtaCCCAAGACCAAAGTAAACTCAAACAGGACTCTCGTAGTGAGGTGGGGAACAATCTCAGTGGGGAGAATAAGGTTTCCAGAGATGAAAACAAGGAtctgaggaaagaaaacaaattcctgtgGCAGGAAAACCAGGCTCTCCGGAGGGAAAATAAAGCCTTCCGGATGGACAACCAGTTAATCCGGGAGAGGAACCAGCTCCTGAGACAGCAGAACCAGCTACTCTGGAAGGTGCAGCGGCTGGTGGTGGCGAATCAGAAACTCTCCGGGGAACAGCTCAGTGCCCTGGACACTGAAAGGATGTCTTACTGGCAACAGAACCGAGCCCTGGAGGCTCAGATCTCCGCTCTCAGGCTGCAGGAGCGAGCCTTCCAGAACGAGGCAAGAGCTCTGGAGGAGGAGATCTGGTCCCTGCACGAGGAGATCGCGGCCCTGCAGCACCAGGAGAGGACGCTCAGGATGGAGGAGCAGGCGCTGAGGACCGAGGGCctggctctggggctggaggagcAGGCCCTGTGGAAGGAGGAGCAGGCCCTGTGGAAGGAGGAGCAGGCCCTGTGGAAGGAGGAGCAGGCCCTGCGAGAGGAGAACAAGGCGCTGAGGGAAGAGCGCAATGCTCTGCAGGAGGAGGAAGCCGCCTTGCTTGAAGAGGCCAAGGTCCTGGAGGAGTGGAACAGTGTTCTTCAGGGAAATCCCAGTAGCCTTGCCGGTTACGTGTACCATGGGGACCTACAGCCTCAAGAGCTGGAGATGCAATAA